The genomic stretch ATATGGTCTTAGATTACcaactagaaaaacaaaaaagacagagtGGACCTCCTCTAGCACTGAACTCCTGCTCATTAAGAGATTCCTACCTCCAAGTGTAACAGAACCCTTGTTTCCTTGCAATTCAAGTTCTATGCAAGTTTTGAATGTTacctctaaaaagaaaaaatggtaaTGAGTAGATAAATGATGTTTCCTATATGCATATTCCAATCTGACAAGTTTGTAAGAGAAACAGGTTGCATGAAGAAATTACCCTTTAGTGGCATTAAAGATAATATAATGCATTTGCTGTATAACACGAACTGGGAACTAAAAGAACTCAAGTCCTTTTAAACAGTTATGCTAAATACCTTTTCTTCCAGAACAGGTTCCTTGAACACTCACTTTCCTTTTCATACCTGGGGGTCAACACAGCACAGCTGCTATCTGTGTAATCTCCCATTCTCTATTCATGTTTGTTGAACAATTTTGTCATTGACCTGCATCCTATTTTTCCTCAACAACTCCAGTCTGTCAAGAGCATTTGTTGCCCTTCCAATGTTAGTTTGGTCTGCAAAAGTAATAAGAATACTTTGTATTCCGTTACTGaattatggaaatatttatCAGAGGGCACAGGCAGATAGATCTCGGTGTAATGCCATTCGATACAGCCTTCCAGTTTTGCAGTGGCATTAATAACCCTTCCCAGTACAGTCTTTTCAACAATTTATGTCCACGCTATGGCAAGTTATTTTAAGTCATACAGGTTTAACTTCATAGAATATTCTCACATGTGTCATCAAAAGCCTTACAGAAGCCAAGACATGACTACAGGCATGATTACcaagccagaaaaagaaattagctTAAGTTAATGCTTCTGACAAATTTTTGCTGGTCTTGCTTATTCACTTGTTGTCTTTTAGATAACTTAGAACTACTAAAAggatttcttgcttttcttcagaagcTGAACTCATTAATCAGATACTGTTAAATTAACCAAAGATAGGCTCCCTCCCcccattagaaataaaaaaccccacatcatCATCCATCCACCAGTCTATAGATAAATGAGCATTTATCTATAatgatattatttatttaccaggacaaaaggaaaaatttaataCAAGTGTATTTTGTCCTATTCAACCTTTAATACCCACCCCTTCAAATTTATTCTCAGCTCTGTATTTGATTTTGCagccaaatatttttgtcttccctttaaaaatttgaattttctttccttttggcaGCCACGACTTTTTCCTTCTTACGAGTACAGTACTTAAAGGAAATACTAAGCATTTCCTAAAATACTAAGTGTTACTAGCTGCCTCTAACTAGGCCTGATCGTATTGTTCAACTTTCCACTGTTACGTGCACCTTGCTGGAGATTCAGATCATTAAAGAGTTCATTATTAAGCTGTTTGCTACTACACCTCCTGGTTTCTTCCATTTGAATAGATACTACAAATGTTCAACACAATTCTTTTGACAAGCTGCAAAATCTAAGCACATCTTTACCTTTTGAGGTTTCCCATCCCTTCTTAATAACAACACTGGCACTTGCAGACAAGTgtcttttccttgtctttattctgctgcttccttcccttcctagaagtttattattttaatttcatagcCATTTTCCTCCCATATCATAACACATGCAAATAtaaggttatttttaaatgtccaTAATTTGCATAAACCAATTAGGTTTTCTCCAAATCAGAAAATTTTATTATGAAATAGAGTTTACCTTATTAAAGTGCAATTTTATGTGACCTTAGATGCTTTAAGGGTGGGATGGTCATTAATCTCACACTCGTACCCTGAAGTAGACATTTTCAAGTAAGCCTACATCTGTTCCTAAAGAGGACATTTCTTGTGCAGAAGAGCTACCTTCATTAAAGAAGGCCTGAAATAATCACAGTCAGAAAATGGGCATGATTGGTGATTGCAATGGAAGACTAACTGGAGGGTGTTTAACAACTGTGCGGCCAGTaaaacaaccaaagaaaaagctgactgtatcctgggctgcatcaaaagaagcgtggccagcaggtcgagggaggtgattctgcctctctactctgttctggtgagacctcacctggagcactgcatccagctctggagccctcagcacaagaaggacacggacctgttgggtccagaggagggccacaaaatgatcagagggatggaacacctccTGTataaggacaggctgagagagttggggttgttcagctgggagaagagaaggctctggggggAGCTTATTGCGGgctttcaatacttaaagggggcttctaagaaagatggggacagactttatcgtagggcctgttgtgataggacaaggggtagtggttttaaactaaaaagagggtagattcagactagacataaggaagaaattttttacagtgagggtggtgaaacactggaacaggttgcccagagaggtggtagatgccccatccctggcaacattcaaggtcaggttggatggagctctgaacaacctgatctagttgaagatgtccctgctcattgcagggcgaggctggactagatgacctttaaaggtcccttccaacccaaacaattctatgattctatgatatgtaTGTTTAAATACTTAATCAAAGGAAGGCTATTTATGAAGTCATAGCTCTACATGATCTACTGAAGTATACTTGTGGATACTTACAAGAAtacaattatttcattaaaagagcTAGCAGAATAGTTAGGAAGGCCAGGGTCTCACCTGGACTGATAAAACCGAGGTCAGTCCTTTGTAAAAGGGGAAACAAGAacatggagaaggaaaaaaaaaaaaaaaaaaaaaaatcaacatgcAAGTGTTTGCACAAGAAATCATGTACAGATAACATTAGAAACCTGTTAGGTAAAAATTGCATAAATCACCgaaaggtagaaaaaaaagtgggtttagTAGATAGCAcgtaaattaaaagcaataatgtacaaaatgctgaaaaaaaatgtgttaatgtTAAGCAGCTCAGAAATCTATTACAATATAACCTTGTCGTTGAAATTTAAAGTTCACGAAATATAAAAAACCTATACAAAAAGTTTTGGCTAAATAAAAGGAGATTAGTATCAGAATAAGCAGatcttccattaaaataatCACACACATATTTcagtaagaattatttttttcttctacaaaagAAGAACTGAGTTGCTAAAAGCTGAGCACAGTATGGTAGCCCATTTGGCTTTAACCTGAAgatcaaatatttaatttttcaagtgaGGGAACTTAAAAAACACTGAGAAAGGTTCACTGagtaaagtattaaaaaaaataaatgaagccaACCAATTGagcataaaaatatacatataaagcATATAAAGCATCTTGGTTTTTAGACAGTATACAATAATTTCTTGAAACTCTACAGAGAAAACTAATCTTCTTCATAAGTACTTACAATACATGGAAAAACAATATACATATGGTCCCAAAGGTGAGAGAGGACTACAGGATCCATGAATCAGTGGTCAGCATATTAAGTCTTATCATAGAAATattgtaaacatttttctgaattgaGACTTCAATCATCTTTGGTATAACAGACTCCTAGGGAATCTCTGATGACACATTTTATATCCAACTTGaataggaggggaaaaaaactgtgtaaacattttgcatttaaagtaTGCATcacttaaaaatgcagtataCATATATGATCACAGTCTAGAATggatcttttcttttaataaaatgctcCTGGCCTATAAATATCAAATCTTAATTGTTCTGGCCAAAGATCCACTTCTGGAAGGGGTCTGATGGGTTACAGGATGCCAAACTCGGATGTTCTCCATTTCCTGTAAGGCACATATGTAGTGCTGCATTGTACAGAGTTTGATCCTAAAGTGGgtaaaaaaggagggaaagaaagaaagtgaacAAATAAGGAGCATGCTACTTCccccactcttttttttttccccaagtccaTTGTTGTTAAAAAGACTAAGGCCATACAGGTAGTGCAGAGGAAGGGCTAGCAAACAAATATGAGTAGTATACAAGtgccaaattattttgttaggaaatttttaaaaaatattttaaaagatacaaaacATTTAGATTGACTTCCAGGTGGATGCCCAGACATACACACTAAGGGGTATCAACTGTTTTTGTGAGTGAAATCATCAAGTTTTGATCTGGTAATCGAAAAGCTGAAATTATCtacattttccttccagaaataAACTTACTCCTTTTTGGCTGCAGAGTTTTGTTTCGTTGGGGTTTTCCCATTTATTGGAAATCAAAAATTAACTCATACAAAGGATCACTGATAAGATGCTGATTCACTGCACAGTCTAAATACCTTTTGATGCAGCCACTGCTCTTCTCCAATGGCAATGGTTTTCTGGCCTTTGTAGTTACATTCACGAAGCTGCACAGGTCCTTTAGAAGCATGCAGACAAAGCTCCTTCTGAATGTTATGTCGAATTTCATGGTGTGCAGAATATTCAAAGtactatttaaataattttttaaaatttcagtaaatTAATACAAACAAGAGTATTAAACTAAATTAACCCTTCTTTTGTTATTCAACAATTTGAGactacagaataatttttctgatttttagcatacacactttgaaaatgtttacaaaactaaaagcattttttaatactaATGCAATGGAATATATTTAGAAGTACTTAAATGTATAAATTGCAAATGACACTTGGTGCATATGGACTGTGATGCAAGATCTCATTGCTTGCTCCCCCAGGAATCATAAATAATTTGGAGACAAACTGAAGAGTAGAGACAGTTGCATGGATAACTTAAATTTTGGCATTTATTAACTTCAAAaatttttattcaatttttgTTGCTGGATTTTTTCTCAGAtcaaccaaacccaaaaatttGTTACACTGAACAATACTGATTGCCGTATGTCAGCTTTTGCTGCTTGATCTAAACAATAAATGCTAATAATATGATGCTGTTATGTTCTCTTGTGAGCTAGCCAGTAGACAAGTAATATAAGCATATATTTTGTTAGTGAATTTTACCATTATTTCCTGACAGCAGAGTATTCTTAAGGCTCAGGAATCCTAGCCTATAATTCAGGTCTTAACAGGGATTTAATTCTAACAGTTACACACAGAGCTGTCCCTTTATATGTCTCGTCCTACCTTACCATCCTGGTCTCTTCCTTTTATCCCTCATTAAACAGCAGAGTTCCTATCATTACATCCCATTACCACTGTTTCTTGGCTCCATATGTCAGCCTTCTTCACCATTATCTTTCCTTTGACTATTAAGACCAGGCTTAGTTAGCTCCCTGTGGCTTTCAACTATCTGTCCAAATGGTTAGCTTCCACCTCCTCACTGCCTTGGCATCAATGCAAATAGCACTGAGGGACAAACAGGCATCTCGCTCTTAAGCTTCTGCACCCAACATTACTCCCCAGAACAGGTACTGATAGGAGTGACCTGCTTAGTCACTTAGCTTTCAGACATAATCATTTATTCTAAATCTATTAATCTGACTTAATCTGTTCTATGTTCAAAATCACTTTGAGCCCTAAGAATACAACTTGAAAGCTAGGTTTAAAACTTCATTAATTTTGGATATTGAGAAGCTATTAAGATGGACATGTTCCCAGCCCCAGAATATtctaaaaaggaagaaggataAACAATTGATGTACAACTCTGAAAACTAGGTTCTCTCTTCCACTCCCTTCTCCTATCTCAAATATATAGACGAAAAAGACAGGTagcatggaaaatttcagcctaCACTGCTAAAGTCTGGTAAAGGAACATAATACAACTGAAAATAGAGTATTGTAATGAGAAGGGTTAAGTAAGCAAATATGCACATCTGTTGAGCATTACCAGCACAACCTGTATTAAAATTCTCTGAAGACTGGCATTTAAAGGGATTCAGACTGTTATTTTAtggcaggaggaaaaacaaaaaacaaaacacttgaaaGCACAGAGTTTTAGTACAGTCCAAGATAATTTAGAGAGAGATGACATGTCTTAATACCGTGTCTTGGTACAGTGTCCCCACATTAATGACTGTGACAAAGCAAAAAGGCTAATATAGTATTAATAcatgacagaataaaaaaaaaagttcaataCTGTAAGAAGCTAATGTAACAGGGTGGTTATTAATCTAGACAGTTTTCCATCTCCCACAAAAATTGATTAGGAAAGCATCAACTTACTAGGATCATGTGTCTTGAGTTTTTACAGTGCCATCAATGGATGGCTTTTAAGATtgaagattttattaaaaaaaaaaaagaaaaattacaagtaTATTCTAACAAAAACTTTTAGACCTTTGTTGACCCTTAGTTATTAAGGATCTACAGTTAATTATTCCCCAAATAACTCTTTAAGGCAACAGAGAAGTGTTCATTTCTGGGCAGGGAAAGAGATGTCACTTTTCTTAGTATTACAGTAGTGCCTGAAGGATTCAGGATCTGACATCTGTTGCGAGTCATACTGTAGAAGAAACGGAGCACCATTGCTGCCTCCAAGAGCTATGCATCAGAGAGCTCTTCTCAAATTCAATCATATTATTCACTTGCATTAGCCAGTACAGGATAGACCACTTTGACCTCACACTATGAGCCTGCAAGCATGATAGGGAAGGTGGCTCAGGCCTGGCCACTTGATCTCCCATTGGCTGGATTCCCACCAACATCTTCCTTGACAGTGCGAGTCCTGGtggcagagaaagaagcaaTAGGAGGAAgcataaggaaaggaaaaattaagatgACAACACTTACAAGAAAGTAGTAAGGGTAGGATGAAAAGGTTTTGCACAGAAAGGAGAGATCAAGTAAAGCAGTGCAAGTGCGTTAAAAATCTGAACCTGTATGCTGAACATAAAATGCTAGAAGTGTGACACAACATGAAGAGCAGTATGAAATTTTCCTTGAACAATATATATAGGAATTAACTCttgggggtggaaaaaaaaaaatagagaaattgCATCTTAAAAATTAGTCCATTTctctaaaataaatgaaaagctttaatATGGTAAAGTTACAGCTGAACAGATCATAAAAATCAGGTATCAAATATTTTACCTGATTTCCTCCAAGTCCATGACAAGAATACATAATCAGTGGTTTGCCACCATGGTTATTTTCACCAACATCCAGACACATGCGGTTACCTATGTTCTTTAACTAAAGAAAGGGTGTTATcggaaaaaaagtaaagaagcAAGCTCAGTGGGGAtgacaaaaaaatcaactgTCTCATTTGCATACAAAACTAACCTTTGGCTTAACAACAATTACAGCTGTTAGTTCATTTTTACCTTCTGCTATGCTCAAATCTAAAAATCCTGGTCTCTCAGAGTTAATCTTTTCTAACCAAAAGCCTAGTAACTACATTATGGTTGTCTACAGCCACACACTGTGAATTATTAAGCTAGTGGTACACAAGGTTACTGTTATCCCAATTACAATTTGAACAGGTAcacataaaatattcaaaattgGAGGAAGGGGAAGTGCTAAACATTGCTAAACATTCACATTCACCTCAAGGTAAGAATTATTActtgtttaatgttttgttggttttagcAATGCAATGTCTAAGAAGTTATTTGGCAGAGGAAATGCAAtggtctttaaaataatttatgtataACCATAAACACACATTTTCCTCATCATAAACCTAATTCTGAGAAGCAAAAACAGCTGTCCAGTTTTCCTCATTAATATGAACTAAAAATTCCCTCAGACTTCTTACTATATAAAGCTACATTTACCTTGATAATTTAGGAAATCTCTCACCACAAGCTTATTACTTTTGTGTCATTTTAACTGTTAGTGATGGGCAGAATTTTGCTTGTCTTAGCAGGTTGCAAGATCCTGTTAAGCAAGGCTACTGTTAATTATTAAGAAGCTTTGCTTAAATTTTGTATCACCGTTGACAaagctataaaatatttaaatagcaaGGTATGCAGAAGAGATTCTTTGTCCAGAGTAGTGGCAGAAAACCCTAGAGCAATTAATGATAGCTGAAATGTAAATGCTATGGCTAAGGTCACACAAGAGATTAGTAAACTTCCTGGATTATGGAAGActatagaaaataattaaacttaCATATCCAGAAAACAAAGGATTCAGGTCTGGCACATATGCTTCTGGATAAACATTATTGAGATACCAGGTAAAATTTTTACACTGCAGACGCTGCCTTAAATCAAGTCTTTTTGAGATGTctccaaatgttttctgttagaGGAAGGGAAGTAAGGAAGGATGGAAGAGAAATATACTAACGTTACTAATATCAATTTTGTACATATAAATCTATTATATTCTCTATTGTAGCATTAAACAAATTTTAAGGTTCATTtgttgattctttttttaaataccatgcTACTATGGttactgctgtttgtttttcagcaacAAATAACAGCACTGACATCCTGCCTGCAGCATTTCAAAGCACGtgcaagaaaaatacattgcaaCATGGAAAGAATAGAAATGCCCTTAGTCCCAAGAGGGTTTTAACACAGTGCCATGAAGTGGGAAAGTACAAACAAGACCATACTGATGACAGCCATAAAGCTAACTGATCTCACTAAAAAGAGTGAGCTGAAATAATGAATTTGATTAATTAAATAATCAGCATAATAATCAGTACCATGCAGAATCTCCCAGAGAAAATTCAGTTGTCTAACTGCTAAACATGCTTAGGAAGTCTAATGCTTTTAGTgataaaatattcacaaaaatgtattatacaaagggagaagaaataGCTTCTCAAAGAAAACTCTAGATTCCAGCTGGTGAAAGGCGAAAGTTCTATaaaacttacaaaaataaataaaccaccAACCAAACCCCCTGAATTTAACTTAAGTTTTTAAGCAGATAGAGACAGGATGGATATCTATCATTGAATAAGCTTTGTTCTGCAGctaaagaacaacaaaacctgctttttaagtaaaaatacttAGCAACTTGAGACTAATGAGACATTATGTTTCTCACTCCAAGttagtttgcattttctgtgctcAGTAGCTTTTCTCATGCTCTTCTAGTAGTTCCAGTAGCTGTTCAATGCGAACAACCCAGGATTTTAGAGAATGTATGAAAAAGCCCTAccagtcaaaaaaacccaccacacaaaACAACACTATCACTGCCCAGACACTTaagtttttcatgtttgttGGGGCCACAGCAGTAAGCAAACTGAACTCTGTCTTTTCATCAAAATATCTAGAATCCTTACATACTTTGTCAATAAATAACTTTTGCTCACCAAAACTTTCAACGCAGCAAGTGTGATTTCTaataccaccaccaccacctacTTGTTTCACAATTTTTGCTGCCTCGGTGTTTCTTcggtaaaatatttctttatattcaTCCATCCAGACTTCTGCAAGGCGGACTTGATTACGTGTGATCACTTGAGTACCTTTTGGGAAAGTATGGGGACTCTTGCTGCGAAAGACATGGCCAACAACAGAGCAAGGCATGATCTCCAACTGTCCACCACATTGCCATACCtaataataacattttttgtGTAAGTGCACTTCAATTAGAATTAAGGGggtggaaaaaaattcagtaatgTTAATTgttcaccagaaaaaaaacccaaaccactagCAAGAGTGCATGTATCAGGCATACTGTAAGTGAATTTCCTAATCAGGTAAACCCTGGAAATGTACATTTCAGCTATCAACcctaaacacattttaaaaaaaaaaaaaaaaaaaaatcagttcagtgagcatgtttgtattttatttcataggTCATTAGTAATTCATTTTCCATGTCCTAGTTCGGTGATTCAGCAGAGAAGTCAAGATCTAATACTAATTTGTTCTCAAAAATCCTGTACACTGTCTGTATAGAGATGACTGCTAATTAAGAAGCTAAACTTACTCTGAAAGACATTTCTATATTTTCACCTCCCCATATCTCCATTTCTTCATCATAGCTTCCAATGTGTTCGAAGTAGTCTTTTGATATTGAAAAGAGACCTCCAGCAAAAGTAGGTGTTctgcaaaaagagaaatttacTGAGGAAGACAGAATTCAAAtaggtaggttttttttttttttaaatacagatgtaAAAACATGGTATAACTGTTCTAGGAAGTTTCCATGCATTTGTCAGCGTTTCACTACATTGATACATTTTCCTGGCACAGGTAATACCTCAAGCAATTAAATCTACCCACATCGAGTCTCATttgacagttttattttaatttattagcaCCTGGTTTGGACTAATGACTGCTGGTATAAAAGACAGCATCagtaaaaataacatattttccCTGTATGGAGGATATCAAGCAAAGTTATTACTCCTGCAGATGAGTAACCTGTCTGCAGCCAAAGCACATACAATTATCATCAAATGAACCACTGTAACAGTCTAGTATTTTGGCGCTCTGAACCTTTGTTGTCATCCTTTTGAGAATGATGAATGAGGAGCCAGAATCTGTGGTACTGTCTCTGAAAAGAACTGTTTACaatcctcctctcccccttccctcctgacaaaaaaaatacatggaaattgCTTATTATGTTCCTAGTGTATGCAGAAAAAAGGTAACGCAGAGCAATTACTGTCTTAAGAAGGCTCTATTTTCatgaaagctttaaaatttACAATGTGGTTCTTAAAGAAAGTATTACAAAAAACCATCTAAGATGCTAAGACTTCTGATCATACTCGTCTGAAGAACTAGTCCATTTACAAACTGCTGTTTGTAACAAAAAACCTGACAACTGaaggatttaaaatattattcaaaTTATGTTTACCTAATTGGATAggtttcatcttttcttcttttattttcatatttaggAAGAGACTCCCATCCAAATGACAAACTCCAATCAAAATTTCCTCTGTTGTGGCTATGCCCGTAAGGAGATGGTTTACTGAATTCAAAAGTATTGAGATCTATAGAAGCAATATCGGGGCTTACAACAGCGACAGGGTTCTCAGCTATTCTTGCCAGTAATGGCTCTAGCCAGCCATAGAAGCATTCACCTACGAAGAAAATGGGAACAAGCACTGAATTTTTACTTGGCTATAAAGTAGTACCCAGGGAATATTTTAACATGCCCACAGCAAAGCCAATATGCACTGCTTTTAAAGAGCATTACTAAATATACTTTCAATAATATAAAATAGCAATAGGAAAGACGATACATTGCTAAAGTTCCTAATTCATAAAAAGTCTGCAATGTTAAATCAAAGACAACAGTGTTATAAACCAGACCTGGCATACAGGTTACACTTACAATGAGCATCCAGAAAGGTAAGGGTCTCTCCTGTTGCTACTGAAGCTCCCA from Pelecanus crispus isolate bPelCri1 chromosome 5, bPelCri1.pri, whole genome shotgun sequence encodes the following:
- the GALNT3 gene encoding polypeptide N-acetylgalactosaminyltransferase 3; its protein translation is MALKKTPKLFKKLFFHWKLWKFSIIVFVFLVFLFLLQREVGVQDFKDEAGIEPVVGKKSHVLGLVLNAMNNIKGAKPKMQIKAPVRQTKIPGERHCLPGYYTAVELKPFLDRPLQDPNAPGASGKAFKTIDLNSEEQKEKQRGEEKHCFNAFASDRISLHRDLGPDTRPPECIEQKFKRCLPLPTTSIIIVFHNEAWSTLLRTVHSVMYTSPAILLKEIILVDDASVDEYLHDKLDEYVKQFQIVKVVRQKERKGLITARLLGASVATGETLTFLDAHCECFYGWLEPLLARIAENPVAVVSPDIASIDLNTFEFSKPSPYGHSHNRGNFDWSLSFGWESLPKYENKRRKDETYPIRTPTFAGGLFSISKDYFEHIGSYDEEMEIWGGENIEMSFRVWQCGGQLEIMPCSVVGHVFRSKSPHTFPKGTQVITRNQVRLAEVWMDEYKEIFYRRNTEAAKIVKQKTFGDISKRLDLRQRLQCKNFTWYLNNVYPEAYVPDLNPLFSGYLKNIGNRMCLDVGENNHGGKPLIMYSCHGLGGNQYFEYSAHHEIRHNIQKELCLHASKGPVQLRECNYKGQKTIAIGEEQWLHQKDQTLYNAALHMCLTGNGEHPSLASCNPSDPFQKWIFGQNN